The following proteins are co-located in the Firmicutes bacterium HGW-Firmicutes-1 genome:
- a CDS encoding nucleoside-diphosphate kinase, producing the protein MQRTLVIIKPEAVIKKLVGKIISCYEDNRLDIIHAHRCLPTKEVLGKHYAAHQSRDFYDELVDFMSSSEVVVLVLEGVDVVNIVREINGSTNPNKARPGTIRYMYGETVQANAVHGSESVEAAINEIEIWKDLIRFDS; encoded by the coding sequence ATGCAAAGAACCTTAGTTATTATTAAGCCTGAAGCAGTGATCAAAAAGTTAGTTGGAAAAATCATTTCATGTTATGAGGATAATCGCTTAGATATTATTCACGCACATAGATGTTTACCTACAAAGGAAGTTTTAGGAAAACATTATGCAGCTCACCAATCCAGAGATTTTTATGATGAATTGGTCGATTTTATGTCCTCCTCTGAAGTAGTTGTATTGGTATTAGAAGGTGTAGATGTAGTCAACATTGTTAGAGAAATTAACGGTTCAACAAATCCAAACAAAGCTAGACCTGGAACGATAAGATATATGTATGGAGAAACTGTTCAAGCAAATGCTGTCCATGGTTCGGAATCTGTTGAGGCCGCAATCAATGAAATTGAAATATGGAAGGACTTAATTAGGTTCGACTCTTGA
- a CDS encoding two-component system response regulator, which yields MNGNNYNEVDSKILIVDDDEANISSFRRMLEMNDFTNIISTTDSREVVAFYLKEKPDLILLDLKMPYLDGFQVLEQLNLIKEDEYLPVIMITAENDRQTKMRALELGAREFISKPFDQAEAITRIKNLLQIKILHNSIIDQNHSLERKVEERTRELKDMQLEIIQRLLRAAEFRDDSTGFHISRIGYYARELGKLNGFSKSDCEKLLHASMMHDIGKVGIPDHILLKPGKLTKEEWEIMKQHTIKGAQILSGSKSEIMQLAEIIALTHHEKWDGTGYPSQLKGEEIPIESRITTLCDVFDALLSVRPYKHAWPFVEVVEEIKKNSGVFFDPQLTTLFLQNLSNFIEIKNKYLE from the coding sequence ATGAATGGAAACAATTACAATGAAGTAGATTCTAAAATATTAATTGTTGATGATGATGAAGCAAATATATCATCCTTTAGAAGAATGCTAGAAATGAACGATTTTACAAATATCATTTCAACAACTGATTCACGAGAAGTCGTTGCTTTCTATTTAAAGGAAAAACCCGACCTTATTTTGTTGGATTTAAAAATGCCTTATTTGGACGGATTTCAAGTTCTTGAACAGCTTAATCTAATAAAAGAAGACGAATACTTACCTGTTATCATGATTACAGCTGAAAATGATAGACAGACTAAAATGAGAGCATTGGAACTTGGAGCCAGAGAATTTATCAGTAAACCCTTTGATCAAGCGGAGGCAATAACAAGAATAAAAAACTTACTACAAATAAAAATTCTCCATAATAGCATTATAGATCAAAATCATTCACTTGAAAGAAAAGTGGAGGAAAGAACTAGAGAACTCAAAGATATGCAACTCGAAATCATCCAAAGGTTATTGAGAGCTGCTGAATTTCGTGACGATTCAACGGGATTTCATATTTCGCGAATTGGCTACTATGCTAGAGAGCTTGGAAAATTAAATGGTTTTTCAAAAAGTGACTGCGAAAAGCTACTTCACGCAAGCATGATGCATGATATCGGAAAAGTAGGAATTCCTGATCATATATTATTGAAACCTGGTAAGCTGACAAAGGAGGAATGGGAGATCATGAAACAACATACGATTAAAGGCGCCCAGATCTTGTCAGGAAGTAAATCAGAGATTATGCAGTTGGCTGAAATCATAGCTTTAACACATCATGAAAAATGGGATGGAACCGGCTATCCATCACAACTGAAAGGGGAAGAAATACCAATAGAAAGCAGAATAACAACTTTATGTGATGTATTTGATGCACTATTGTCAGTAAGACCTTATAAACATGCATGGCCATTTGTTGAAGTTGTTGAAGAAATAAAAAAGAACAGTGGTGTGTTTTTTGATCCTCAATTAACAACGTTATTTTTGCAAAATTTATCCAATTTTATCGAAATAAAAAACAAATATTTGGAATAG
- a CDS encoding ABC transporter substrate-binding protein codes for MNRLMNSIVLVLVLVMVSGCGSKVENEEIFENGKITVYTSFYAMHDFANKIGGDKINLINLVPTGMEPHDWEPSPNDIVKLEKADVFIYNGAGMEHWVGKVLESVDSERLVVVETAKGLKLLEGIDDHEEDLKEKDDEELKYDPHVWLNPMLAKQQMEAIKEAFVLADPSNKEFYENNYTDYAEELDELFEEFTSTLSAFEHRDIIVAHQAYGYLCDAFDLNQIPIEGLNADAEPSPSRMAEIIEFAKEKDIKVIFFEEMVSPKVAETIAEEIGAQTAVLSPLEGLKEADIAAGKEYFSVMRENLEALKQALR; via the coding sequence ATTAACAGGTTAATGAATAGTATTGTATTGGTACTAGTTTTAGTGATGGTAAGTGGATGTGGTTCAAAGGTTGAGAATGAAGAAATATTTGAGAATGGTAAAATTACGGTATATACAAGCTTTTATGCAATGCATGATTTTGCAAATAAGATTGGGGGAGACAAAATCAACTTAATTAATCTTGTTCCCACAGGAATGGAGCCCCATGATTGGGAGCCAAGTCCAAATGATATTGTTAAGCTTGAAAAGGCAGATGTTTTTATATATAATGGAGCTGGAATGGAACATTGGGTGGGAAAAGTATTAGAGTCAGTAGATAGTGAAAGATTGGTTGTAGTTGAAACCGCGAAAGGATTGAAACTTCTTGAAGGGATTGATGATCATGAAGAGGATCTTAAGGAAAAAGACGATGAAGAGTTGAAATATGATCCTCATGTGTGGTTAAATCCAATGTTAGCAAAGCAACAAATGGAAGCTATTAAGGAAGCCTTTGTTTTAGCGGATCCTTCAAATAAGGAATTTTATGAAAATAATTATACGGATTATGCTGAAGAATTAGATGAGCTTTTTGAAGAGTTTACTTCTACATTATCAGCTTTTGAGCATAGGGATATTATAGTAGCACACCAAGCTTATGGTTATTTATGTGATGCATTTGATTTGAATCAAATTCCAATAGAAGGTCTCAATGCTGATGCAGAACCTTCACCATCTAGAATGGCTGAAATTATAGAATTTGCTAAAGAAAAAGATATAAAAGTTATTTTCTTTGAAGAGATGGTGAGCCCAAAGGTTGCAGAAACCATAGCAGAGGAAATTGGAGCACAGACAGCAGTATTAAGCCCATTAGAGGGACTTAAGGAAGCAGATATTGCAGCTGGAAAAGAGTATTTCTCAGTGATGAGAGAGAATCTTGAGGCTTTAAAGCAAGCATTACGATAA
- a CDS encoding transcriptional repressor: MMKNTSKEILLDKGLKNTRHRELILEVFEKTQKPLTAEEIFLLLKGSSEATCLSTVYRTVEVFESKGLVIKSNSIDDGKARYEFNTMEHRHHVICIGCHKIIFIDECPFIEIEKNLKDKLEFEITGHKFEIYGNCKECQKHERVEENKI; the protein is encoded by the coding sequence ATGATGAAAAACACGAGTAAAGAAATTTTATTGGATAAAGGCTTGAAAAATACTCGCCATAGGGAGCTTATCCTTGAGGTTTTTGAAAAAACTCAAAAGCCATTAACTGCAGAGGAAATTTTTTTGTTATTAAAGGGAAGTTCTGAAGCTACGTGTTTATCAACTGTTTATAGGACCGTTGAAGTGTTTGAGTCTAAAGGGTTAGTGATTAAATCTAATAGTATTGATGATGGAAAAGCACGATATGAATTCAATACTATGGAACATCGACATCATGTAATATGTATTGGATGTCATAAAATTATATTTATTGATGAATGTCCATTTATTGAGATTGAAAAGAATCTGAAGGATAAATTAGAATTTGAAATTACAGGGCATAAGTTTGAAATATATGGAAATTGTAAAGAATGTCAGAAACATGAAAGAGTTGAAGAGAATAAAATCTGA
- the cooS gene encoding carbon-monoxide dehydrogenase catalytic subunit — protein sequence MSDKEIKKSFENSSERMSGSKSTFGSKLTTEDSNDPNTHPGLNGDHKIDYENIEKMPDMKEVHKWQRKHIQKHDQSKKGYPLNVIIDPAMREMYQVVHEAGLTNVFDRFKEQQPIQCQFCIEGLSCQLCANGPCRINKKAPRGTCGVDAHTMVARNFMYRHVTIGTAANIFHCHQAARTLKAAGEHPESGLKIRDPEKLKKYADMAGLDANQPIEALAIQFADWVINDIHAPYHIPSKLVEAFAPTQRKELWNKLGLFPGGGYSEIAYAQTRCMTNFSSDPVDFLLNSVRLGVANEYQGLLLLDLIQEMLMGTQEIAHKQQNMGLLKNNMVNIITNGHMPLLAHVAIELASTDEWQQKAHALGADGIQILGHVCEGQQLMNYEGTHNQKGYAGQEGEWLSQEYVLATGVIDLFMFDYNCTVPTMPLYAKRFGTKLLSTHPVIKLQGTETLDFIPEKMKEQAEKALNMALDAFKQRKSENRKAYIPPHVSDCMIGFSTESIKKALGGSFDPLIEQIVNGNIRGIATIVGCTTARYGQGGSNVFKITQGLIKNNILVLSGGCTSSVMEYTGLTQPEAADECGEGLKSVCKQLGIPPVLSYGACVDIGKMTHTAKELADVLNVDTNKLPLVIGAPEYLEQKAVADACTAIALGWLVHIAPVPSITGSDVVVKTLTETTESLGLGKVVVELDAEKTIQIYVDHIEKKRKELDLI from the coding sequence ATGTCCGATAAAGAAATAAAAAAATCCTTTGAAAATAGTTCGGAGCGTATGAGTGGTAGCAAGTCTACTTTTGGCTCAAAGCTTACCACTGAAGATTCTAACGACCCAAACACCCACCCAGGTCTTAATGGTGATCACAAAATTGATTATGAGAATATCGAAAAAATGCCAGATATGAAGGAAGTTCATAAATGGCAACGAAAACATATCCAAAAGCATGATCAATCAAAAAAAGGGTATCCCCTTAATGTCATTATCGACCCTGCAATGCGTGAAATGTATCAAGTTGTTCACGAAGCTGGGTTGACAAATGTATTCGATAGGTTTAAAGAACAACAGCCTATTCAATGTCAATTTTGCATCGAAGGTTTATCCTGTCAATTATGCGCCAATGGTCCTTGCCGTATCAATAAAAAAGCTCCTCGTGGTACCTGTGGTGTAGATGCGCACACTATGGTAGCAAGAAACTTTATGTATCGTCACGTTACCATTGGAACAGCCGCTAATATATTTCACTGTCATCAAGCTGCAAGAACTCTAAAAGCTGCAGGTGAGCACCCTGAAAGCGGCCTGAAAATTCGCGATCCTGAAAAGTTGAAAAAATATGCAGATATGGCTGGACTTGATGCCAATCAACCCATTGAGGCCCTTGCCATTCAATTTGCTGATTGGGTGATAAATGATATACATGCCCCCTACCATATTCCTTCTAAGTTAGTAGAGGCCTTTGCGCCAACTCAGCGTAAAGAGCTATGGAATAAACTTGGTCTTTTTCCCGGTGGTGGCTACAGTGAAATTGCATATGCTCAAACAAGGTGTATGACCAATTTCTCCTCTGATCCTGTTGACTTCTTACTCAACAGTGTTCGCTTAGGTGTTGCAAATGAATATCAAGGCTTATTATTACTTGACCTAATTCAAGAAATGCTTATGGGCACACAGGAGATTGCTCATAAACAACAAAATATGGGTTTGTTAAAGAACAATATGGTAAATATCATTACAAATGGTCATATGCCATTATTGGCTCATGTAGCCATTGAATTGGCATCCACAGATGAATGGCAACAAAAAGCACATGCTCTAGGTGCTGATGGCATTCAAATATTAGGACATGTATGTGAAGGTCAGCAATTAATGAATTATGAAGGCACCCATAACCAAAAAGGATATGCCGGTCAAGAAGGAGAATGGTTGTCTCAAGAATATGTATTGGCAACAGGTGTCATTGATTTATTTATGTTCGATTACAACTGTACTGTACCAACAATGCCCTTATATGCAAAGCGTTTTGGCACAAAGTTGTTAAGTACTCATCCTGTTATTAAGCTCCAAGGCACGGAAACCTTAGATTTTATACCTGAGAAAATGAAAGAGCAAGCAGAAAAAGCTTTAAACATGGCTTTAGATGCGTTTAAGCAAAGAAAAAGTGAAAATCGAAAAGCTTATATACCCCCTCATGTTTCAGATTGTATGATTGGATTCAGTACTGAATCTATAAAAAAAGCATTGGGTGGTAGCTTCGATCCTCTAATAGAACAAATTGTAAATGGCAATATTCGTGGCATTGCAACTATCGTGGGCTGTACAACTGCACGATATGGTCAAGGAGGCAGCAATGTATTCAAAATTACCCAAGGTCTCATTAAAAATAACATCCTAGTCCTTTCCGGCGGTTGTACCTCTTCTGTTATGGAATATACAGGCCTAACTCAACCAGAGGCAGCAGATGAATGTGGCGAAGGCCTAAAATCTGTTTGCAAACAGCTGGGCATTCCTCCCGTACTTTCCTATGGCGCCTGTGTAGATATTGGTAAAATGACTCATACTGCAAAAGAATTAGCAGATGTCCTCAATGTAGATACCAATAAATTGCCCCTTGTAATCGGTGCCCCAGAATATTTAGAACAAAAAGCTGTAGCCGATGCTTGCACCGCCATCGCTTTAGGTTGGCTTGTTCATATTGCTCCTGTTCCTTCAATCACTGGTAGTGATGTTGTTGTAAAAACCCTTACTGAGACTACCGAATCCCTAGGTCTTGGAAAAGTAGTTGTCGAGTTGGATGCCGAGAAAACAATTCAAATTTACGTGGATCATATAGAGAAAAAACGCAAGGAATTAGATCTAATATAG
- a CDS encoding sodium:proton antiporter, whose product MSECTSCSANESCTRDKEKCQVVSNSFSNIKKTIGVMSGKGGVGKSTVAVSIAKQLKKMGYQVGILDADITGPSVPRLLGLQEERALNSEEYILPVESSEGIRTMSLNFLIEEENSPVIWRGPAVSNVVKQFYTDVFWGDLDYLVIDMPPGTSDVALTVMQSILLDGVIMVTLPQDMVSMIVSKAVNMARTLEIPVLGVIENMSYISCPDCGKRISLFGEGNSDQLLYGLQLELLGELPMMKEVAKLSAELEESESEVIDSLFGPIVEKIIKAVDR is encoded by the coding sequence ATGTCAGAATGTACAAGTTGTTCAGCTAATGAAAGCTGCACAAGAGACAAAGAAAAATGTCAGGTAGTGAGTAATTCATTTAGTAATATTAAAAAAACAATAGGTGTAATGAGTGGAAAAGGTGGGGTTGGTAAATCAACTGTTGCCGTATCGATAGCAAAGCAATTAAAAAAGATGGGATATCAAGTAGGTATTTTAGATGCGGATATCACTGGACCAAGTGTACCTAGATTATTAGGGTTACAGGAAGAAAGAGCACTTAATTCAGAGGAATATATTTTGCCAGTTGAATCTAGTGAGGGTATTCGCACCATGTCATTGAATTTTTTGATTGAAGAAGAAAATAGCCCAGTGATATGGAGAGGACCAGCAGTATCTAACGTTGTTAAGCAGTTCTATACAGATGTGTTTTGGGGAGATTTAGATTATCTTGTGATTGATATGCCACCAGGCACCTCAGATGTTGCACTTACAGTAATGCAATCTATTTTATTAGATGGTGTAATTATGGTTACATTACCACAAGATATGGTTTCAATGATTGTATCAAAAGCCGTAAATATGGCTAGGACACTAGAAATTCCAGTACTTGGGGTGATTGAAAATATGAGTTATATATCATGTCCAGATTGTGGAAAACGCATTTCATTATTTGGAGAGGGAAATAGTGATCAATTGCTCTATGGTTTGCAGCTTGAGCTTTTAGGAGAGCTTCCGATGATGAAGGAAGTAGCTAAGCTATCAGCTGAGCTAGAGGAAAGTGAGTCAGAAGTTATTGATTCATTATTTGGGCCTATTGTTGAGAAGATTATTAAAGCAGTTGACCGCTAG
- a CDS encoding dinitrogenase iron-molybdenum cofactor biosynthesis protein, with protein MKIAIPVEDKSMESSVCQSFGRTPYFLIYDTQSKESVFLDNSAAASQGGAGIKAAQAIVDNKVSALLTPRCGENAAGVIKAESIEIYRTMNDSIQDNIDAFSYGKLAFLEDIHAGFHNHGGK; from the coding sequence ATGAAAATTGCAATACCGGTAGAGGATAAATCCATGGAATCGAGTGTATGCCAATCTTTTGGACGCACACCGTATTTTCTAATTTATGATACCCAATCAAAAGAAAGCGTATTTCTAGATAACAGCGCAGCGGCTAGCCAAGGTGGTGCAGGGATTAAGGCAGCACAAGCCATTGTAGATAACAAAGTAAGTGCCTTACTAACACCACGCTGTGGAGAGAATGCTGCGGGGGTAATTAAAGCCGAAAGTATAGAAATATATAGGACGATGAATGATTCTATTCAGGATAATATTGATGCTTTTAGTTACGGTAAGTTAGCTTTTCTTGAAGATATACATGCTGGATTCCATAATCATGGAGGAAAATAA
- a CDS encoding ATPase codes for MKIAVLSGKGGTGKTLVSVNLAAAAKNATYIDCDVEEPNGHLFFKPYNIKSEEISIKIPFVDKQLCKGCRQCIDFCKFNALAYIHNGLIIFDEVCHSCGGCVLLCPENALSEKEKTIGVIQRGVSKQIKIVTGILNTGEASGTPIIKKLLNDMPVGKDITFIDCPPGSACIVMESIKDADYCILVAEPTLFGVHNLNMVYDLVKLFKKPHGVVLNKCIEGENPAEKFCIEKDIKILGKIPFDEELGTLNSNALVSVRVDKKYMDLFSYLLDTVTKEVQHETIVNP; via the coding sequence ATGAAGATAGCTGTGCTAAGTGGTAAGGGTGGCACAGGTAAAACCTTAGTATCTGTAAATTTGGCTGCAGCAGCAAAGAATGCCACATATATTGACTGTGATGTAGAAGAGCCTAATGGACATCTGTTTTTCAAGCCGTATAATATAAAGTCAGAAGAAATTTCAATTAAAATTCCGTTTGTTGATAAACAGCTTTGTAAGGGCTGTCGTCAATGTATTGACTTTTGTAAATTTAATGCCTTAGCCTATATTCATAATGGCCTGATCATTTTCGATGAGGTTTGTCATTCCTGTGGTGGATGTGTACTGCTTTGTCCAGAGAACGCTTTGTCAGAGAAGGAAAAGACAATTGGCGTAATACAAAGAGGTGTTTCTAAACAAATTAAAATTGTTACAGGTATTTTAAATACTGGAGAAGCATCTGGTACACCAATTATAAAGAAGCTTTTAAATGATATGCCAGTAGGTAAAGATATCACCTTTATTGATTGCCCTCCTGGAAGTGCTTGCATTGTTATGGAAAGCATTAAGGATGCGGATTATTGTATTTTGGTAGCTGAGCCAACATTGTTTGGTGTTCATAACCTTAATATGGTCTATGATTTAGTGAAATTGTTTAAGAAGCCCCATGGGGTAGTGCTTAATAAGTGTATCGAGGGAGAAAACCCTGCTGAAAAATTTTGTATAGAAAAGGATATAAAAATTTTAGGAAAGATACCTTTTGATGAAGAACTTGGCACACTTAATTCTAATGCTTTGGTTTCTGTTAGAGTTGATAAAAAGTATATGGATCTTTTCTCTTACTTGCTTGATACAGTGACTAAGGAGGTGCAGCATGAAACAATTGTTAATCCTTAG
- a CDS encoding ATPase: MKQLLILSGKGGTGKTTIASAFIKLSNAKAYADCDVDAPNLHLVMKQLSQAQKIDYYGMSKAEIDTDLCNQCDLCRQNCRFDAIKVEDNYMVDCFSCEGCGVCEAICPVGAVALKPAIAGELVLYVKDKVFSTAQLKMGSGTSGMLVTEVKKQLKSVAIKTELTIIDGSPGIGCPVIASLSGVDMVLIVAEPSVSGISDMERIIKTAGKFQTKIAVCINKYDTNIENTKRIELFCEKHKLPFCGRIPFDSNAVQAINKGHSIVEIDCTAGHAAREVFDRTIAVLMDENLSVTKEGNVD; this comes from the coding sequence ATGAAACAATTGTTAATCCTTAGCGGAAAAGGTGGTACGGGTAAAACTACGATTGCTAGTGCCTTTATTAAGCTTTCTAATGCCAAAGCATATGCTGATTGCGATGTGGATGCACCTAATTTACATCTTGTCATGAAACAGTTATCACAAGCACAAAAAATAGATTATTATGGAATGTCCAAAGCTGAAATAGATACAGATTTATGTAATCAATGTGATTTATGTAGACAAAATTGTCGGTTTGACGCAATTAAGGTTGAGGATAATTATATGGTGGATTGCTTTTCCTGTGAGGGTTGCGGTGTCTGTGAAGCTATTTGCCCAGTAGGAGCTGTGGCTCTAAAGCCTGCAATTGCAGGAGAGTTAGTGCTTTATGTAAAAGATAAGGTATTTTCCACAGCACAGCTTAAAATGGGTAGTGGCACATCAGGGATGTTGGTCACAGAGGTGAAAAAGCAGTTGAAGTCAGTAGCTATTAAGACAGAGCTTACAATTATTGATGGATCTCCGGGTATAGGATGTCCTGTTATAGCATCATTAAGTGGTGTTGATATGGTTTTAATCGTAGCAGAACCGTCAGTTTCAGGAATAAGTGATATGGAACGAATTATAAAAACTGCGGGGAAATTCCAAACAAAAATAGCTGTTTGCATTAATAAGTATGATACGAATATAGAAAACACAAAAAGAATTGAATTGTTCTGTGAAAAACATAAGTTGCCTTTTTGTGGAAGGATACCATTTGATTCAAATGCTGTACAAGCAATTAATAAGGGTCATAGCATCGTTGAAATAGATTGCACGGCAGGGCATGCAGCAAGAGAGGTTTTTGATAGAACAATTGCAGTATTAATGGATGAAAATCTTAGTGTAACTAAAGAGGGTAATGTTGATTGA
- a CDS encoding dinitrogenase iron-molybdenum cofactor: MKIAVASDKGMVTEHFGHCESFSIFETEKQHIINNVSIPNPGHKPGFLPVFLSDRGVNVIISGGMGGGAVEIFNEKGIEVVTGAKGSVKAVAELYLQGALKSTGSVCHEHHHQDECEN, translated from the coding sequence ATGAAGATTGCAGTAGCTAGTGATAAAGGAATGGTAACAGAGCATTTTGGACATTGTGAGAGCTTTAGTATTTTTGAGACTGAAAAGCAACATATTATTAATAACGTGAGTATACCAAACCCTGGACATAAACCAGGATTTTTACCCGTTTTCTTAAGTGATAGAGGAGTAAACGTCATAATTTCAGGTGGAATGGGCGGTGGAGCCGTTGAAATTTTCAATGAAAAAGGTATCGAGGTTGTCACTGGTGCAAAAGGAAGTGTAAAGGCGGTAGCTGAACTCTATTTACAGGGCGCGCTTAAATCTACTGGCTCTGTATGTCACGAACATCATCATCAGGATGAATGTGAAAATTAA
- a CDS encoding serine/threonine protein phosphatase, protein MSVFNRLSNIFESSDEIPFDDSSKIVLMSDCHRGDGSWADDFSKNQNLYVAALTHYYREKFTYIELGDGDELWENSKISNIIHIHKDVFWLLTKFYEKGRLHMVFGNHDIVKENTSYIEENLHYFFYEREQKYYPLFPNVKIHEGLVLKHSITGDRIFLVHGHQADFLNSTLWRLSRFLVKHLWRRLEIFGVNDPTSAAKNYKIKWKVEKKLRDWVIRNKQMLIAGHTHKPVFPEVADPPYFNDGSCVHPRGIIAIEITEGYILLVKWQVKTKLDGTLYVGREMIAGPRMLEDIFIFKNDK, encoded by the coding sequence ATGTCTGTATTTAACCGTTTATCAAACATTTTCGAATCTTCAGATGAAATTCCTTTTGACGACTCCTCAAAAATTGTTCTTATGAGCGATTGTCATAGAGGTGATGGGAGTTGGGCGGATGACTTTTCTAAGAATCAAAACCTCTATGTTGCGGCCTTAACCCACTACTATCGTGAAAAATTTACTTATATAGAACTTGGGGATGGGGACGAGTTATGGGAAAATAGTAAGATTTCTAACATTATACATATTCATAAAGACGTATTCTGGCTTCTAACTAAATTTTATGAAAAGGGTAGGCTTCATATGGTTTTTGGAAATCATGATATTGTCAAAGAAAACACAAGTTATATCGAAGAAAACCTACATTATTTTTTCTATGAACGAGAACAAAAGTACTATCCCTTGTTTCCAAATGTTAAGATTCACGAAGGGTTAGTGCTAAAGCATAGCATTACTGGGGATAGAATTTTTCTCGTTCATGGACATCAAGCTGATTTTCTAAATAGTACACTATGGAGATTAAGTAGATTTTTAGTGAAACATCTATGGAGAAGGCTCGAAATATTTGGTGTTAATGATCCAACAAGTGCCGCAAAAAACTACAAGATTAAGTGGAAGGTTGAGAAGAAATTAAGAGATTGGGTAATCAGAAATAAACAAATGCTAATAGCAGGACATACCCACAAACCTGTATTCCCAGAGGTGGCTGATCCTCCATATTTTAATGATGGAAGCTGTGTTCACCCAAGAGGCATCATAGCAATTGAAATTACAGAGGGTTACATTTTACTTGTAAAATGGCAAGTAAAAACAAAGCTAGATGGTACATTATACGTAGGTAGAGAAATGATAGCAGGCCCAAGGATGTTAGAGGATATATTCATCTTTAAAAATGACAAATGA
- the ppk2 gene encoding polyphosphate kinase 2 — protein sequence MGDKNKINKKVYEKKLEELQIELVKLQEWVKANGLRIVVIFEGRDAAGKGGVIKRITENLNPRVCRVVALGVPTEKEKSQWYFQRYVTHLPAAGEMVLFDRSWYNRAGVEKVMGYCSDVEYNEFLRSCPDFERMLVRSGIILIKYWFSVCDEEQEKRFQDRINDPTKRWKISPIDLESRKYWVDYSKAKDAMFEYTDIKQAPWYVVNADIKTHARLNCISHLLSLVPYKDLTPEKISLPNRQNDEAYIRPPLDEQTFVPDITKKLLKNN from the coding sequence ATGGGTGATAAAAACAAAATCAATAAAAAAGTTTATGAAAAAAAGCTAGAAGAGCTTCAAATTGAATTGGTTAAGCTACAAGAATGGGTCAAAGCTAATGGCTTACGTATAGTGGTAATTTTTGAAGGTAGAGATGCTGCGGGTAAAGGTGGTGTGATCAAAAGAATCACTGAAAATTTAAACCCTCGTGTTTGTAGAGTAGTGGCGTTGGGTGTTCCGACTGAAAAGGAAAAGTCTCAATGGTATTTTCAAAGGTATGTAACCCATTTACCTGCTGCTGGTGAAATGGTACTATTTGATAGAAGCTGGTACAATAGAGCAGGTGTTGAAAAAGTAATGGGATATTGTAGTGATGTCGAATACAATGAATTTTTAAGAAGCTGTCCTGATTTTGAAAGAATGTTGGTTCGCTCGGGTATTATCCTTATTAAGTATTGGTTTTCAGTTTGTGATGAAGAACAAGAAAAAAGATTTCAAGATCGTATAAATGATCCAACAAAGAGATGGAAGATTAGCCCAATAGATCTCGAGTCTAGAAAATACTGGGTGGACTATTCAAAGGCTAAGGATGCGATGTTCGAGTATACAGATATCAAACAAGCTCCTTGGTATGTGGTAAATGCAGATATTAAAACCCATGCAAGACTCAATTGTATTTCCCATTTATTAAGCTTAGTGCCTTATAAAGATTTGACTCCAGAAAAAATTTCTTTGCCCAATCGACAAAATGACGAAGCTTATATTCGTCCACCATTGGATGAACAGACATTTGTGCCTGATATTACTAAAAAACTATTAAAAAATAATTAA